The following DNA comes from Desulfobaculum xiamenense.
TGCGCTTCTGCGAACTCACATCGTTTCACGCGATGCACTCTGACTGGGTAATGTGTCGAGCGACGAGGTGCTTGTGATGGATATTGTTGGAGGAAAGAACCTACGCCATATGTGGGACGATCTGGCCCGCACCCATGGCGACAAGACAGCGCTGGTCTTCGAGGACATCGAAGGCGCAACCAGCGCGTTCTCCTACGCGCAGCTCAACTGCGAAATCAACCGGGCGGCGAATCTCTTTCTTGGTCTCGGCATCGGCAAGGGCGACAGGGTTGCGGTTCAGCTCTACAACACCCCGGAATTCATATTCTGCTGGTTCGGCCTTGCGAAGATCGGTGCGATCACGGTTCCCGTCAATGTGCACTACCTGCACAACGAAAGCGAATATCTCATCAACAAGTGCGGTGCGAAGACCGTCGTCACCGAAGAGAAATTTTATCCCGTTTTCGAAAGACTCCAGCGCGAAGGCAAGATCGCTCTGGACAACGTCCTCGTGACCCGGCTGGACGATAACCATGACATCCCGGGAACCATCAACTTCCGCCGGGCCCTGCGCGAGCAGCCGGCCGCGTTGAAGGAGATCGTTCCCTTGAGCAGCGACGACGCTGCCGAAATAATTTTCACCTCGGGCACCACGAGCAGGCCCAAGGGTGTCGTCATCACCCATTACAACCTCTTGTTCGCCGGACGCTACACCGCGTGGCAGTGCGCCTTGAGGACCGATGATCGATACATGACCATGATGCCTGCCTTTCACATCGACTTCCAGTGTACCGCCGCCATGCCGACCTTCAGTACCGGCGCGACGTTCATCATGCTGGAGAAGTACAGTGCCCACCGGTTCTGGCGGCAGGTCTGCCTGCATCGCGCCACCATCACGGAATGCATTCCGCTCATGGTCCGGACGCTGATGCTGCAACCCGCCCAGACCTGGGAGAAGGACCACTGCCTGCGCGAAGTGTTCTTCTACCTGAACCTCGCCGATCAGGAGAAGGACGCGTTTATGGAGCGCTTCGGCGTCCGTTTCCTGACCTCCTATGGCATGACCGAGACCGTCGTCGGCATCATCGGCGACCGCCCCGGCGACGAGCGCCGCTGGCCGTCCATCGGCCGCACCGGCCTGTGCTACGAGGCGAAGATCGTGGGCGAGGACGGCCTTGAGGTGCCGCCGCTGACCCCCGGCGAAATCTGCGTCAAGGGTGTGCCGGGCAGAACCATCTTCAAGGAATACTACAACGCCCCCGAGGCGACCGCCGAAGTCCTGAGCGCCGATGGCTGGCTGCGTACCGGTGACACCGGCTACATGGACGAGGACGGATTCTTCTACTTCATCGATCGCAACAAGAATGTGATCAAGCGCTCCGGCGAGAACATCTCCGGCAGCGAAATCGAGAACGTTCTCGTGTGCCATCCGAAGATCGTGGACGCAGCCGTTGTCGGCGTGCCGGATGACATCTGCGACGAGGCGGTGAAGGCCTTCGTCATCCTGAAGGAAGGGGAGACGGCCAGTGTCGAGGAAATCCTCGACTACTGCACCAAGCGGCTCGCCAAGTTCAAGGTGCCGTCCTTCATCGAAATCAGAACGTCATTTCCCAGAACGAGCACCGGCAAGGTGCAGAAGAACGTTCTGAAGAATGAGTGTGTTGAATGCAGCGGCTCGCTCGCTGCTGATGATTGGTGCGCTGCGGTGCATTAGACCCCGATTTGGGCATCCGGGCATTCCGGGCTTGATTAGTCAGCCTAAATTTGTGATCATGGTCAGAAATTAATCACCGCACATTTTGTAACCACAGTCATACAAAGGATGATCAAAATGGCATTGAAGTTGGACATGCAGGGCAAGACCTACGGCCCGTTCGTGCGCAAGTACGATTTCAAGGACCTGATCCTGTTCGCTCTCGGTTGTGGCGCTGGTTTCGACGGTAAGACCGACCTCGAGTACGTCTACGAGAAGGACCTGAAGATCCTTCCCATGTTCGCCGCCATGCCCATCGTTGACAGCGAAGTCACCAAGACCATCGACTACGGTTTCAACTGGGGCGGTTCCCTGCACTGGGGCTTCGACCTTCAGATCCACGAGCCGATGACCGCTCTGTCCGGCACTCTGAGCACCCACGTGCTGCTCAAGGCCCTCTACGACCGCGGCGAAGGCCGTGGCCTGCTGGCCCAGCACATCGGCGAGACCTTCGACGAGAACGGCACCAAGCTCTTCACCAACGAGAGCTGGGACTGCGCCCTCTACGACGGCGGCTGGGGTGGCCCCAAGGCCCCGAAGGACGTTGTCGAGATTCCCGAGCGTGAGCCCGACTTCGAGGTTGTCGAAGAGGTCGCCCTCAACCGCGCCCTGATCTACCGCCTGTCCGGCGACTACCATCCCCAGCACATCGACTGGGAGTACGCCCAGAAGTTCGGCCATCCCAAGCCGAACCTGCACGCGGTCAGCACCGCCGGTCTGGCTTGCCGCCACATCATCAATACCCTGTTCCCCGGTCAGCCGGAGCGCCTCACCCGCTTCAAGACCCGCATCACCAAGTCCCTGTACCCCGGCTGCACCGTGAAGACCCAGATGTGGAAGTGGAGCGACAACAGCATCCATTTCCGCGTCATCGACGCCGAACGGCCCGAAATCGCGTACCTCAACTACGCTCTGGCCGAGTGGAAGTAACGACCCTTAGCTTGTTATCGGCTCCGGCTCCCCGCGAGGGGAGCCGGGCCTTCCGGTAGCGCATGGCGGCGCTGCCGAGTCGAAACAATACAAGAGATAGGATGGAGAAAGCATGAAAATCATTGTCGGTTGCAAGTTGGTTCCCGAAGAGCAGGATATCGCAGTCAACGCTGACGGTACGCTCGACACCGGCAAGGCCGATCCGAAGATCAGCCAGTTCGACCTGAACGCCCTCGAGTCCGCTGTGCAGCTCAAGGCCGCCGGCGAGGCCCAGATCACCGTCCTCAGCGTGGGCGGCAAGGAGCTCGAGAACACCAAGGCCCGCAAGGACATCCTGTCCCGCGGCGCCGACGACCTCGCTGTCGTCATCGACGACTCCTTCAAGGGCGCTCTGCCCCACAAGACCGCCAGCGTGATGGCCGCTGCCGCCCAGAAGATCGGTTTCGACCTGATCCTCTGCGGTGACGGTTCCGGCGACCTCTACGCTCAGCAGGTCGGCATGCGCCTGGGCGCTCTGCTCGGCGTTGCCACCGTGAACGGCATCAGCAAGATCGTCAGCTGCGCCGAGGGCAAGCTCATTGCCGAGCGCGCTCTGGACGACGAGATCGAAGTGCTGGAGATCACCCTCCCGGCCGTCGTGTCCGTGTCCGCTGACATCAACGTGCCCACC
Coding sequences within:
- the fixA gene encoding putative electron transfer flavoprotein FixA, which encodes MKIIVGCKLVPEEQDIAVNADGTLDTGKADPKISQFDLNALESAVQLKAAGEAQITVLSVGGKELENTKARKDILSRGADDLAVVIDDSFKGALPHKTASVMAAAAQKIGFDLILCGDGSGDLYAQQVGMRLGALLGVATVNGISKIVSCAEGKLIAERALDDEIEVLEITLPAVVSVSADINVPTIPGMKAILGAAKKPVAVLTAAELGIETAEVVESVAVKAPKQKDRKRIIVEGDGDDKIAEFVSNLRKVIN
- a CDS encoding MaoC/PaaZ C-terminal domain-containing protein encodes the protein MALKLDMQGKTYGPFVRKYDFKDLILFALGCGAGFDGKTDLEYVYEKDLKILPMFAAMPIVDSEVTKTIDYGFNWGGSLHWGFDLQIHEPMTALSGTLSTHVLLKALYDRGEGRGLLAQHIGETFDENGTKLFTNESWDCALYDGGWGGPKAPKDVVEIPEREPDFEVVEEVALNRALIYRLSGDYHPQHIDWEYAQKFGHPKPNLHAVSTAGLACRHIINTLFPGQPERLTRFKTRITKSLYPGCTVKTQMWKWSDNSIHFRVIDAERPEIAYLNYALAEWK
- the caiC gene encoding crotonobetaine/carnitine-CoA ligase — its product is MDIVGGKNLRHMWDDLARTHGDKTALVFEDIEGATSAFSYAQLNCEINRAANLFLGLGIGKGDRVAVQLYNTPEFIFCWFGLAKIGAITVPVNVHYLHNESEYLINKCGAKTVVTEEKFYPVFERLQREGKIALDNVLVTRLDDNHDIPGTINFRRALREQPAALKEIVPLSSDDAAEIIFTSGTTSRPKGVVITHYNLLFAGRYTAWQCALRTDDRYMTMMPAFHIDFQCTAAMPTFSTGATFIMLEKYSAHRFWRQVCLHRATITECIPLMVRTLMLQPAQTWEKDHCLREVFFYLNLADQEKDAFMERFGVRFLTSYGMTETVVGIIGDRPGDERRWPSIGRTGLCYEAKIVGEDGLEVPPLTPGEICVKGVPGRTIFKEYYNAPEATAEVLSADGWLRTGDTGYMDEDGFFYFIDRNKNVIKRSGENISGSEIENVLVCHPKIVDAAVVGVPDDICDEAVKAFVILKEGETASVEEILDYCTKRLAKFKVPSFIEIRTSFPRTSTGKVQKNVLKNECVECSGSLAADDWCAAVH